From one Scophthalmus maximus strain ysfricsl-2021 chromosome 19, ASM2237912v1, whole genome shotgun sequence genomic stretch:
- the tmem167a gene encoding protein kish-A: MSAIFNFQSLLTVILLLICTCAYIRALAPSLLDKNKTGLLGIFWKCARIGERKSPWVACCCVIMAFSILFQQ; this comes from the exons ATG TCAGCTATTTTCAACTTCCAGTCGCTGCTAACAGTGATTCTCCTCCTGATCTGTACCTGTGCCTACATCAGAGCGCTGGCTCCCAGCTTACTCGACAAGAACAAGACTGG GCTTCTTGGCATTTTCTGGAAGTGTGCCAGAATAG GTGAGCGGAAGAGCCCCTGGGTGGCTTGCTGCTGTGTCATCATGGCTTTCAGTATACTGTTTCAACAGTAG